The Clostridium beijerinckii genomic sequence ATTTTCTATATACAGCAGGCTCGTCGTTTTTTAATGACTTTAAGATTTCCTCCTCAAATCTTTCGTAGTGAACATTTCCACCAAGCTGTGCTAGTCGTTCTTTTGTTTTCATTCTTGGAGGAAGGAAGAAATCATCCATGTGAAAAAGGCTGCAATCAAACTCTTCTGCAAGCATTGCTCCTAAGGAACTCTTCCCTCCGCCACATCTTCCATCAATGGCTATTACTAATTTTTCATTATCTTTTAGTAAGTTCTTAATTTCATCAATTACATATTTATATTCATTATAAATATGTGGTTTACGTTCTTTATTCATTATTTCCTCCAATATTTAAAGGCTTACTTTACATAAACTCCTGCTAAAGACAGTGCTTTGTTTATTAATAAACATGTTATTGCAGCTTTAATATTATTTTATTACTATAATATATTTGTTCACCATTTATGATTGATATTCCTCTAAATTCGTATCTTTTCTATAGATATTTTGTAATTCACAATGCACATTTCATAATTCACAATTACGGTTAAAATTCTTACGATATTTTTAGAACTAGTATATTTCCAACATATATATCTTATATTTTTCTAGCTTTCAATCTAATGCGCACATAATCTGCATACCATACTCCATTCTGATATAGAATAGGTTTTAAGCTTTTTACCGCCTCATCAATAATTTCATTTTTTAACGAGTCATCTAAGCCTTTAAAAGGCTGTATAACAAACATTTCAATCCAATTCTTCATTCCATCTTCACCTATAAGTGCGGTTTTACGATCAAATAATGCTGCATATACTGTTTGTAGTCCATGCTTTCTAAGAATAGGAGTATATTCATCAATAGTTGGAAAATAGAATGTTCTCTTATATTCTAATCCCCTTGCTTCAAAAGCCTTTTGCAAAAATGAATGGATTGTTTCTGTGCATCCGTATCCTCCAAATTCACATACTAAGCTTCCGTTTATTTTTAATCCATTATAAACACTCTCTAGCAATCCATCTTGATTATCAATCCAATGAAAAACTGCATTAGAAAATATCGCATCAACTTGTTCATTTAAAATAAAATTCACTGCATCATCCTGTATAAATGTTAGTTCAGGATAATTTTTTCTTGCAATTTCCAGCATTTCTCCTGATGCATCCATACCAATTACATCTGCTCCCATGTCCGAAATCTTTTTCGTTAATGCTCCATTACCACATCCAAGATCTAAGACTTTAATTCCTTTCTCAATATCTAACAAATTTAAAACATCTTCACCATATTGATGTACAAACTGAAAATCTTTCGTATACCCTTTAGCATTCCACTTAATATTCATAAAAACACCTCCATTTTAAATATACCTGACATTAAAAATAGTATATCAAAACAGATACCATAATTGAAATGCATATTAATTATACTTTATATAACTATGATTTATATAGAGATCCAACTTTAAAACCTAGATTTATGTGTTAATTTACGAAATCATAAATATTTTGATTCCGAAAAGCTATGAAAATTTCGCTGAAAGTATTAAGCAAAATTTTACATAAGGCTTTTAGGTTTTAATTTTCATTTATGATACATATATTTATTATATGAAACTGCTTTATAGTTAGTTTATATAGATAACCCAATAATGAACTATACTTAACCCATGAAATATCTTCCAACCAGAAATGAATGGTATACTTTTGTGGAATGTTTCATTGGTAATTTTGATGGATGTTATCCTTGGCTATAAGTTGTTCCAAATGTGCTAGCCTCAAAGCTTGTTCTTTGAGGCTAGCACTTTGGGTGCAACTTTATAGCCTTAGAATCACCCATCATAATTACCTAGAAACTGGAACAAAAGTATATTATTCATTTCGGTGAGGTATACGCATACGTACAGATTATAGTTGGATATCTATAACTTTATTTAAAGCAGTTATATAATTTAAATTGGAGATGTATCTAAATTATGAACAACATGCTTTTAAGTCCTGAATTTTGGTTTATTATCGGTATTCCAATTACTTTTTTACTTGGATCATTAGCTCACTTTGCATATGATTGGAGTGGTAAATCAGTTATAGTAGGTATCTTTACTCCTGTTAACGAAAGTATCTGGGAACATTTAAAACTTTCTACCTATCCTACTTTTATTTGGTATATACTAGGCATTTTAATATTTCGAGATAAAGTTAACTTGTATATCTGGGCCATATGCTCTGTCATTTCAGTTATTACTAGCTGTATTGTTATAACTTGCTTTTTCTATACCTACACAGGTGCTCTTGGAATACAATCATTATTTCTTGACATATTTTCATTATTTTTAGGGCTTTCTATAGCTCAATGTTTATCTTTGCATATTTATAAATATGCAACATTAATTATGCTTCATTTTTATTTATCTATTATAATAGGTTCTTTAATAATAATTTGTTTTACTCTTTTTACTTTTCTTCCTCCTAAATTGCCGATTTTTATGGACCCCATTACTAAACAGTATGGAATTCATTAAAATAAGTCCTCTTTATATGGATCAGCTTAATCTTAAACGAAAATTTAATTAATAAACTTATGTTCAAAATCGGATGCTTCCATAGGTTTTCCTATTAAATACCCTTGAATGAAATCACATTTAAGCTCGTTTAAGATTCTAAGCTGTTCTTTTGTTTCAATTCCTTCTGCAACAATTTTAATATCTAAGCTATGTCCCATATTTATTATTGATTTAATAATCGTTAGATTTTTATAGTTTGTTTCCAAATTCATTATAAGGGATTTATCAATTTTTATTTTATCAATAGGCAATTTATTTACATAATTAAGAGATGAATAGCCTGTTCCAAAATCATCTAATGATATTTTTATTCCCATACTCTTAAATTGTTCCAATATGTTTATAATTGTTTCAAAATCCTCCATGGCCTCATCTTCAGTAACTTCTAGGTTCAGGTATTCAGACGGCAGAGAATATGCCTCCAATATATTTTGAACGAGTGATACAAATTCAGGTTGCTTTAGTTGAGAATAAGAGGTGTTTACTGATACACTAAATTCATGCGATCCAATTTCATTCCACTTTTTGCACTGTATACAAGCATTTTCTAACATCCAATTATCGATTGGTATTATTTCTCCTACACTTTTAGCTATAGGAATAAATTCTATAGGCGGAATAATTCTATCCCCTTGCTTCCATCTTATAAGCGCTTCTGAATTTAACACTTTCTTTGACTTTAAATCCATAATAGGTTGATAATAAACCATAAATTCATTATTTGATAATGCTTTATTTAATTTCATCTTCATTTCTAATTTATCAATTGCTTTATGTTCCATTTTAGGTGAATATATAGCAAAGTCATAACCACCATTTTTCTTAACTTCATACATAGCTAAATCTGCATTGTTAATCAAAGTATCTGAATCTTCTCCATGCTCTTGGAATATACTTATTCCTATACTTGCTCCAAGAATTAAAGATTCTTCATTATAAGTAATTGGCTTTTTCAATTCCTTTTGTATTCTTAGAGCAATTTCTTTAATGTATATATCAGACTCTACATTTTTCAATATAATTATAAATTCATCTCCACCAATTCTACTAATTATATCCTGTGGACCTATAGAATCTTTCAATGTAGATGCTACTTTTTTAAGAACTTTGTCACCAACTTGATGTCCAAAATTATCATTTATATTTTTAAAATCATCTAAATCTATAAAAAGAATTGCAAATTTTTTATCTTTATTTTTTAATAGTTGATTAATATTTTCTAACATCATTTTTCTATTAGGAATTTCTGTGAGAGCATCATAATATACATAATGACGAATTTTTTCTTCTGCAAGTATCTTATCTTTTATTTGATCTACAAGTTTCGAATTTTTTCTTTCCAGTTTTAAAGTATATTTCTTTTCTATTTCTGCTATTCTCTTTCTTTCTGAAATATCATGTATCAAAATTACAATACCTAGTTTATCGTCATACTCATCATATATAACTGTACTTGATAATTCACATACAATGTATCCTTCATCTTTTTGTTGTAAATTAACCTCTACATTTCTCACATAACTATTTTCTATTATAGTATTAAACTCAATGTTTTTATAAGATATTAAATCGCTGAACATCTTTCCTTCTAATTCTTTAAATTTATAATCTGTTATATTTGATGACGCTTCATTACAATTTTGGATTGCAAAATTCTCATCTAAAATAAATATTGGGTTCTTAACACTATTAAAAATGTATTCTGATAAATACTTCGAAGTAGTTAACATAAACCTGTGCTTACTTATTGCATAGCAAACACCACCCAACGCTATAGTTCCACTCAAAACTACTGAAGGAAAGACAAGAATTCCAAACATAGGTAAAATAATATCTGTTAATACCCCTATGGTAATACTTATAAAACATGTCCATAAAATAATTTTATTTTGCTTTCTTATCCTATTCTTTTTTGAATATCTCCCTCTATTAAATAGCATTACAAGACCTGATACATAAAAAATTATAGAACATATGCTGTATGCAATTTGACCAAATAAATTTGGAGCCACATCAATCCATCCATAAGGTCTTCTAATCATAGCTGAAGATGGTTCAACCATAATATTGCATAAAAATAATAATGCAGCAGGAACGTGGGCTAAAATTATTATAATCCGATTGTATTTACTTTCTTTCTCATTATTTAATACAAGTGCAAAATACAGCCAGTGACCAGAAAAAAAAC encodes the following:
- a CDS encoding uridine kinase family protein encodes the protein MNKERKPHIYNEYKYVIDEIKNLLKDNEKLVIAIDGRCGGGKSSLGAMLAEEFDCSLFHMDDFFLPPRMKTKERLAQLGGNVHYERFEEEILKSLKNDEPAVYRKYLCNKGELSQPIKVEPKNLTIVEGSYSLHPTLRDYYDYKIFITIDPKVQHERILKRNGEEKLQDFINKWIPLEEHYFTELDIENKCDIIFDTTNIKR
- a CDS encoding class I SAM-dependent methyltransferase: MNIKWNAKGYTKDFQFVHQYGEDVLNLLDIEKGIKVLDLGCGNGALTKKISDMGADVIGMDASGEMLEIARKNYPELTFIQDDAVNFILNEQVDAIFSNAVFHWIDNQDGLLESVYNGLKINGSLVCEFGGYGCTETIHSFLQKAFEARGLEYKRTFYFPTIDEYTPILRKHGLQTVYAALFDRKTALIGEDGMKNWIEMFVIQPFKGLDDSLKNEIIDEAVKSLKPILYQNGVWYADYVRIRLKARKI
- a CDS encoding DUF6512 family protein, with product MNNMLLSPEFWFIIGIPITFLLGSLAHFAYDWSGKSVIVGIFTPVNESIWEHLKLSTYPTFIWYILGILIFRDKVNLYIWAICSVISVITSCIVITCFFYTYTGALGIQSLFLDIFSLFLGLSIAQCLSLHIYKYATLIMLHFYLSIIIGSLIIICFTLFTFLPPKLPIFMDPITKQYGIH
- a CDS encoding EAL domain-containing protein, translated to MDKKSKANQIFLNLSMCCAAWALGYAMMLTCENINIAFFWRAVSVFGYCFFSGHWLYFALVLNNEKESKYNRIIIILAHVPAALLFLCNIMVEPSSAMIRRPYGWIDVAPNLFGQIAYSICSIIFYVSGLVMLFNRGRYSKKNRIRKQNKIILWTCFISITIGVLTDIILPMFGILVFPSVVLSGTIALGGVCYAISKHRFMLTTSKYLSEYIFNSVKNPIFILDENFAIQNCNEASSNITDYKFKELEGKMFSDLISYKNIEFNTIIENSYVRNVEVNLQQKDEGYIVCELSSTVIYDEYDDKLGIVILIHDISERKRIAEIEKKYTLKLERKNSKLVDQIKDKILAEEKIRHYVYYDALTEIPNRKMMLENINQLLKNKDKKFAILFIDLDDFKNINDNFGHQVGDKVLKKVASTLKDSIGPQDIISRIGGDEFIIILKNVESDIYIKEIALRIQKELKKPITYNEESLILGASIGISIFQEHGEDSDTLINNADLAMYEVKKNGGYDFAIYSPKMEHKAIDKLEMKMKLNKALSNNEFMVYYQPIMDLKSKKVLNSEALIRWKQGDRIIPPIEFIPIAKSVGEIIPIDNWMLENACIQCKKWNEIGSHEFSVSVNTSYSQLKQPEFVSLVQNILEAYSLPSEYLNLEVTEDEAMEDFETIINILEQFKSMGIKISLDDFGTGYSSLNYVNKLPIDKIKIDKSLIMNLETNYKNLTIIKSIINMGHSLDIKIVAEGIETKEQLRILNELKCDFIQGYLIGKPMEASDFEHKFIN